Proteins encoded together in one Nostoc sp. PCC 7524 window:
- a CDS encoding glucose-1-phosphate adenylyltransferase, which translates to MKKVLAIILGGGAGTRLYPLTKLRAKPAVPVAGKYRLIDIPVSNCINSEIFKIYVLTQFNSASLNRHIARTYNFSGFSEGFVEVLAAQQTPENPNWFQGTADAVRQYIWLLEEWDVDEYLILSGDHLYRMDYRLFVQRHRETGADITLSVIPIDDRRASDFGLMKIDNSGRVIDFSEKPKDEALAKMRVDTTILGLSQEQAALQPYIASMGIYVFKKDVLIKLLKESLERTDFGKEIIPDAAKDYNVQAYLFDDYWEDIGTIEAFYNANLALTQQPLPPFSFYDEEAPIYTRARYLPPTKLLDCHVTESIIGEGCILKNCRIQHSVLGVRSRVESGCVIEESLLMGSDFYQPSVERQCSLEKGDIPVGIGPDTIIRRAIIDKNARIGHDVKIINKDNVQEANRENQGFYIRSGIVVVLKNAVIPDGTII; encoded by the coding sequence GTGAAAAAAGTCTTAGCAATTATTCTTGGCGGTGGTGCAGGTACCCGCCTGTACCCATTAACCAAACTACGTGCTAAACCGGCAGTACCAGTGGCAGGGAAGTACCGCCTAATAGATATCCCTGTCAGTAACTGCATCAATTCAGAAATTTTTAAAATCTACGTTCTGACACAATTTAATTCCGCTTCCCTCAATCGTCATATTGCCCGTACCTACAACTTTAGTGGCTTCAGTGAGGGGTTTGTGGAAGTGCTAGCCGCACAACAAACACCGGAAAACCCCAACTGGTTCCAAGGTACGGCTGATGCTGTGCGTCAGTATATATGGCTGTTGGAAGAATGGGATGTAGATGAATACCTGATTTTGTCAGGAGATCACCTCTACCGCATGGACTACCGTCTATTTGTGCAGCGCCATCGGGAAACAGGTGCAGATATTACTCTCTCGGTTATCCCCATAGACGATCGCCGGGCTTCAGATTTTGGCTTGATGAAAATTGACAATTCCGGTAGGGTAATCGATTTTAGCGAAAAACCTAAAGACGAGGCTTTAGCTAAGATGCGCGTTGATACCACCATTTTGGGATTGTCACAAGAACAAGCCGCATTGCAGCCCTACATCGCCTCAATGGGGATTTACGTATTTAAAAAAGACGTTTTGATCAAACTTTTGAAAGAATCTTTAGAACGGACTGATTTCGGTAAGGAAATCATTCCCGATGCTGCAAAAGATTACAATGTTCAAGCCTATTTATTTGATGATTACTGGGAAGATATTGGGACAATTGAAGCCTTTTATAATGCCAATTTAGCCCTGACTCAGCAACCATTACCACCTTTTAGCTTCTACGATGAAGAAGCCCCCATTTACACCCGCGCTCGTTATTTACCACCCACCAAACTATTAGACTGTCACGTTACAGAATCGATAATTGGTGAAGGTTGTATTTTGAAAAATTGTCGCATTCAACACTCAGTTTTGGGTGTGCGATCGCGGGTAGAATCTGGCTGTGTGATCGAAGAATCTCTACTCATGGGTTCTGACTTTTATCAACCTTCTGTAGAACGGCAGTGCAGCTTAGAAAAAGGTGACATTCCCGTAGGCATTGGCCCAGATACAATCATTCGGCGTGCCATCATCGACAAAAATGCCCGCATCGGTCATGATGTCAAAATTATCAACAAAGACAACGTGCAAGAAGCTAACCGTGAAAACCAAGGTTTCTACATCCGCAGTGGGATTGTAGTTGTCCTGAAAAATGCGGTCATTCCCGATGGAACAATTATCTAA
- a CDS encoding AAA family ATPase: MSTTSNHSQSITSDLPLTTQHSLLSTPYGFSKGVQHWLNAPLPLTALILLIGLPGSGKSTLARQLVSECPQMQLISTDAIRGQLFGSEAIQGSWILIWREIIRQFQQAIFTGKPAIFDATNAQRRHRREIITLARDSGFTHITGIWVRTPVWLCLARNQKRDRTVPEEIILRMHRQLRDAPPSLEEGLDQLIFYSESNRGVGV, from the coding sequence ATGAGTACAACTTCTAATCACTCTCAATCCATAACTTCTGACTTACCACTCACTACCCAACACTCACTACTCAGCACACCCTACGGATTCTCCAAAGGAGTACAGCACTGGCTCAACGCCCCCCTACCGCTAACAGCACTTATCCTACTGATTGGTCTTCCTGGGAGCGGTAAGTCAACTTTAGCAAGACAATTAGTCTCAGAATGCCCCCAGATGCAGCTGATTTCAACAGATGCCATCCGGGGGCAATTATTTGGTTCAGAAGCTATTCAGGGGTCATGGATACTCATTTGGCGGGAGATTATCAGGCAATTTCAGCAAGCTATTTTTACAGGTAAACCCGCAATTTTTGATGCTACCAACGCCCAACGCCGCCATCGTCGTGAAATCATTACTCTTGCCCGTGACTCAGGCTTTACTCACATTACAGGAATTTGGGTGAGAACTCCAGTTTGGCTATGTTTAGCACGCAATCAAAAACGCGATCGCACAGTCCCCGAAGAAATTATCTTACGAATGCACCGCCAACTCCGCGACGCACCCCCCAGCTTAGAGGAAGGACTAGATCAATTAATTTTTTACTCAGAGAGCAATAGGGGTGTAGGGGTGTAG
- a CDS encoding DnaJ C-terminal domain-containing protein produces the protein MAATDFKDYYAILGVSKTASPEEIKQAFRKLARKYHPDVNPGNKQAEAKFKEVNEAYEVLSDADKRKKYDQFGQYWRQVGEGGFPGGGFGVDMGGVDFSQYGTFDEFINELLGRFGGGATRGGRQSYSYRTSTARPGAGYGGFGDFGFQDVGAAGAGGTQDTEATINLTFAEAFAGSQKRFSLGNETIDVRIPPGAKSGTRLRVRGKGQFNPMTQQRGDLYLKVELQPHSFFQMEGDNLVCEVPITPDEAALGASIDVPTPDGSVNVKLPAGVRSGQTLRLRGKGWPLPKGGRGDQFVKVAIAPPKDMSQQEREYYEKIRAIRSYNPRSHLQQVKL, from the coding sequence ATGGCTGCAACCGACTTCAAGGACTATTACGCGATTTTAGGAGTTAGTAAAACTGCCAGTCCTGAAGAAATTAAACAAGCTTTTCGCAAACTAGCCCGTAAGTATCACCCTGATGTCAACCCAGGTAATAAGCAAGCAGAGGCAAAGTTCAAAGAAGTGAACGAAGCTTATGAAGTGTTGTCAGATGCAGACAAACGCAAAAAATATGACCAATTTGGCCAATATTGGCGACAAGTGGGTGAAGGCGGCTTCCCTGGCGGCGGTTTTGGTGTCGATATGGGCGGCGTTGACTTTAGTCAATACGGTACTTTTGATGAGTTTATCAATGAATTACTAGGACGCTTTGGGGGCGGTGCTACTCGTGGTGGCAGACAAAGTTACTCTTATCGTACATCTACAGCTAGACCTGGTGCTGGTTATGGTGGCTTTGGTGACTTTGGGTTTCAAGATGTAGGTGCAGCAGGTGCAGGTGGTACACAAGATACAGAAGCCACTATTAATTTGACATTTGCGGAAGCTTTTGCAGGTTCTCAAAAGCGTTTTAGTCTGGGGAATGAAACAATAGATGTTCGGATTCCACCCGGCGCAAAAAGTGGAACTCGTCTGCGGGTGCGAGGTAAAGGGCAATTCAACCCCATGACTCAACAACGAGGCGATTTATATCTCAAGGTAGAATTACAGCCCCATTCGTTTTTCCAGATGGAAGGCGATAATCTTGTCTGTGAAGTACCCATCACACCCGATGAAGCTGCTCTAGGTGCGTCAATTGATGTACCCACACCCGATGGTAGTGTGAATGTGAAGTTACCAGCCGGAGTGCGTTCTGGTCAAACCTTACGTTTACGGGGTAAAGGCTGGCCTCTGCCCAAAGGTGGACGTGGCGATCAATTTGTGAAGGTAGCGATCGCACCACCGAAAGACATGAGTCAGCAAGAACGGGAATACTATGAAAAAATCCGCGCTATTCGTAGCTACAATCCCCGTAGTCATTTACAACAAGTTAAATTGTAA
- a CDS encoding peroxiredoxin family protein, with protein MLTSTDFSGLFNERFFRNFLPIPASNELRLDVGTPDFQLPDITNGSIVKLSNYRGKQPVLLAFTRIFTEKQYCPFCFPHIKALNENYEEFTKRNIEVLLITSTDEKQSQIVVKDLGLKMPLLSDPSCTVFRNYQVGQALGAPLPAQFVLDQEGKLRYKHLFSFLDHNASIEKLLSMFNQN; from the coding sequence ATGCTGACATCAACAGATTTTAGTGGTTTATTTAATGAACGTTTCTTTCGGAACTTTCTACCTATTCCAGCTAGTAATGAGCTAAGGCTAGATGTAGGAACACCAGATTTTCAATTGCCAGATATAACCAACGGTAGCATAGTAAAATTATCAAATTACAGAGGCAAGCAACCTGTTTTACTAGCCTTTACAAGGATTTTCACTGAAAAACAATATTGCCCCTTTTGCTTTCCTCATATCAAAGCTTTAAATGAGAATTATGAGGAATTTACCAAGCGCAATATAGAAGTTTTACTAATAACCAGTACAGACGAAAAGCAAAGTCAAATAGTAGTGAAAGACTTAGGCTTAAAAATGCCCTTATTGAGTGACCCTAGTTGCACGGTATTTCGTAACTATCAAGTAGGACAAGCTTTAGGTGCGCCTTTACCTGCCCAGTTTGTATTAGATCAAGAAGGAAAACTGCGCTACAAGCATTTATTTTCTTTTTTAGATCATAACGCTAGTATTGAAAAATTACTGAGTATGTTCAATCAAAATTAA
- a CDS encoding peroxiredoxin produces MSITYGTEGSLRVGQQAPDFTATAVADQEFKTIKLSDYRGKYVVLFFYPLDFTFVCPTEITAFSDRYEEFKKINTEILGVSVDSEFSHLAWIQTDRKSGGVGDLNYPLVSDIKKEISAAYNVLDPAAGIALRGLFIIDKDGVIQHATINNLAFGRSVDETLRTLQAIQYVQSHPDEVCPAGWQPGDKTMNPDPVKSKVYFSAV; encoded by the coding sequence ATGTCCATCACTTACGGAACAGAAGGAAGCCTCCGCGTTGGTCAACAGGCTCCTGATTTTACAGCAACTGCTGTAGCAGATCAGGAATTCAAGACAATCAAGCTTTCCGACTATCGCGGTAAGTATGTTGTCTTGTTCTTCTACCCCCTAGACTTTACCTTTGTTTGCCCCACTGAAATCACAGCATTTAGCGATCGCTACGAAGAATTTAAGAAAATTAACACCGAAATTCTGGGTGTTTCCGTTGATAGCGAATTTTCTCACCTAGCTTGGATTCAAACAGATCGCAAGTCTGGTGGTGTTGGCGACCTCAATTATCCCCTAGTTTCCGATATCAAAAAAGAAATTAGCGCCGCTTACAACGTTTTAGATCCAGCAGCAGGTATTGCTTTGCGTGGTCTATTCATCATCGACAAAGATGGTGTCATCCAGCACGCTACCATCAACAACCTAGCATTTGGTCGCAGTGTTGATGAAACCCTGCGGACACTGCAAGCAATTCAGTATGTTCAGTCTCACCCAGATGAAGTTTGCCCAGCTGGTTGGCAACCTGGCGACAAAACCATGAATCCTGATCCAGTCAAGTCTAAAGTGTACTTCTCTGCTGTTTAG
- a CDS encoding amylo-alpha-1,6-glucosidase: MPDLDTREWLLTNGLGSFASGTVGDARTRTYHGWLFAATNPPTGRTLLLSHLEASLEVSGKVVSLGTNIWGTGNIDLTGYKLLHSFDINPVPKWIWGEDDWQLSRQLLMPHGVGIGGIREETNPHDSQMSHRLLIQYRYEGRETAVLRLRLLIADRDFHSQQTASTNLQFSQLLGHQQVYLQAMISGRFGTPWQLRWTQGEYQADGVWYWYYKLPEETQRGLGDREDLYSPGYLTVTLKPGDAVTLEARVGLPEQPLDVLTPDTFAEALEAEQERLSEIFGWEVERDGGDEEVAGEEEDCLTISSSSPSSPIWRQLLKAGDQFIVHRASIAGPTVIAGYHWFNDWGRDTLIALPGLTLVPQRFDLAKGLLQTFGRYCRYGLIPNTFPDVDSEPYYNSIDAALWWIETLGLYLEATQDWQFLSEQFSVVQQIHKAFVGGTRYNIQVDATDGLLGWDAPNVALTWMDAVVGGEPVTPRPGKAVEINALWYSALCWMSTWAERLSQLEVGDATRLAKQARRYAQQAQQVKASLQKFWHPQLGYLYDTIDFDDRRNAQIRPNAVLALSLYHCGFTPEQGCQIINVATDRLLTPYGLRSLDPNDPEYIGKYLGNSQTRDRAYHQGTVWSWLIGPFIRAWQRFLPQEPLPFDWQPLLQHLLNDACIGSISEIFDGDPPHQARGAVAQAWSIAEVLRHLPISSGNRQ; the protein is encoded by the coding sequence ATGCCAGATTTAGATACAAGAGAATGGTTATTGACCAATGGCTTAGGTAGTTTTGCCAGTGGTACTGTTGGTGATGCGCGGACAAGAACATATCATGGTTGGCTATTTGCCGCCACAAATCCACCGACTGGCCGCACCCTGTTGTTGTCGCACCTAGAAGCTAGCTTGGAAGTTTCCGGGAAAGTTGTGTCACTGGGAACGAATATTTGGGGTACAGGTAATATTGATCTGACAGGCTACAAACTGCTGCACTCCTTCGATATTAACCCAGTTCCCAAATGGATTTGGGGTGAAGATGACTGGCAACTCAGTAGACAGTTGTTGATGCCTCATGGTGTGGGTATAGGGGGGATTAGGGAAGAAACAAATCCTCACGACTCACAAATGAGCCATCGCCTGTTGATTCAATATCGTTATGAAGGTAGAGAAACTGCCGTGTTAAGGCTGCGACTGCTGATAGCCGATCGCGACTTTCATAGTCAACAAACTGCTAGTACAAATTTACAATTTTCTCAACTGCTAGGACATCAACAAGTGTACCTGCAAGCAATGATATCTGGACGCTTTGGTACACCTTGGCAGTTGCGCTGGACACAAGGAGAATATCAAGCAGATGGTGTTTGGTACTGGTATTATAAATTACCAGAAGAAACACAACGAGGATTAGGCGATCGCGAAGACCTCTACAGCCCTGGTTATTTAACAGTTACTCTCAAGCCAGGGGATGCAGTCACTCTAGAAGCACGCGTGGGTTTGCCTGAACAGCCACTAGATGTTCTTACCCCGGATACGTTTGCGGAAGCTTTAGAGGCAGAGCAAGAGCGATTGTCTGAGATTTTTGGGTGGGAAGTAGAAAGAGATGGGGGAGATGAGGAAGTAGCGGGAGAAGAGGAAGATTGTTTAACAATTTCTTCCTCATCCCCCTCATCCCCAATTTGGCGGCAACTACTCAAAGCAGGCGATCAATTTATTGTCCATCGTGCTTCCATTGCTGGTCCTACGGTGATTGCTGGTTATCACTGGTTCAACGATTGGGGACGGGATACTTTAATTGCTTTGCCGGGTTTAACGTTAGTACCACAACGCTTTGACCTCGCAAAAGGATTGTTACAAACCTTTGGGCGTTACTGTCGTTACGGACTGATACCTAATACTTTTCCTGATGTTGACAGTGAACCTTATTACAACAGCATTGATGCGGCCTTGTGGTGGATTGAAACTTTAGGACTGTACCTAGAAGCTACCCAAGACTGGCAATTTTTATCTGAGCAGTTTTCTGTGGTGCAACAAATCCATAAAGCTTTTGTCGGTGGTACGCGTTACAACATCCAAGTTGATGCTACTGATGGACTGTTGGGTTGGGATGCGCCTAATGTGGCTTTAACTTGGATGGATGCGGTGGTAGGAGGAGAACCTGTAACGCCTCGTCCTGGCAAAGCAGTAGAAATTAATGCTTTGTGGTACTCTGCTTTGTGTTGGATGAGTACCTGGGCAGAACGCTTGAGTCAGTTGGAAGTAGGGGATGCAACGCGGTTAGCTAAACAGGCTCGGCGTTATGCTCAACAAGCACAACAGGTAAAAGCTTCTCTGCAAAAATTTTGGCATCCGCAATTGGGCTATTTGTACGACACTATTGATTTTGACGATCGCCGCAATGCTCAAATTCGCCCCAATGCTGTTTTAGCGTTGTCACTTTACCATTGTGGATTTACTCCAGAACAGGGTTGTCAAATTATCAATGTGGCAACTGATCGCCTGCTGACTCCTTATGGACTTCGTAGCCTTGACCCAAATGATCCAGAATATATAGGTAAATATTTAGGTAACTCACAAACACGCGATCGCGCTTACCATCAAGGTACTGTTTGGTCTTGGCTAATTGGCCCCTTTATCCGTGCTTGGCAGCGTTTTCTCCCTCAAGAACCACTGCCTTTTGATTGGCAACCCCTGCTACAACACTTGCTAAATGATGCTTGCATTGGTTCTATTTCGGAAATTTTTGATGGCGATCCACCTCATCAAGCCAGAGGAGCCGTAGCCCAGGCTTGGTCAATCGCTGAAGTTCTTCGTCACTTACCTATTTCTTCAGGCAATAGGCAATAG
- a CDS encoding polysaccharide deacetylase family protein gives MTTPKTQNLPFSLALISIISLAVLNFEYTKPVVPIFGFHGIVDTKNNIINAEVMHYSKPELEKFLEYLVLHDYWFLTTQDLYDFFLTKSQPIPAEREKQKPIMISFDDGYKSVHTKLLPILYKLEKKYKTKVKVVLFINPGQLAHQENSNSNKLGCLELREGLKAGFYDIQSHGLNHKDLTKLSRRGLVNELLKARTILRKCTQDLDPKQKVASHFAYPFGTTNKQVEAYVYKYYLSGYLYNNEILNHSCLKNHYQIPRLIVNRQISTQKLIQMTEASFSMNHKQYEKCY, from the coding sequence GTGACAACTCCAAAAACCCAAAACTTACCTTTTAGTTTAGCTCTAATTTCTATTATTTCTTTGGCAGTTTTAAATTTTGAATACACTAAGCCTGTAGTCCCTATTTTTGGCTTTCATGGTATTGTAGATACTAAAAATAATATTATTAATGCAGAAGTAATGCACTACTCTAAACCAGAATTAGAAAAATTTTTAGAGTATTTAGTTTTGCATGATTATTGGTTTCTAACAACTCAGGATTTATATGATTTTTTCTTAACTAAATCGCAACCAATTCCTGCGGAGCGTGAGAAACAAAAGCCCATCATGATTTCCTTCGATGATGGTTATAAATCAGTGCATACCAAATTACTTCCTATTCTCTACAAACTAGAAAAAAAATATAAAACCAAGGTAAAGGTTGTTTTATTTATCAATCCAGGTCAATTAGCTCATCAGGAAAATAGTAATTCTAACAAATTAGGATGTCTGGAATTAAGGGAAGGTTTAAAAGCAGGTTTTTATGATATTCAATCTCATGGATTAAATCATAAAGATTTAACAAAATTATCACGTCGAGGATTAGTCAATGAATTATTAAAAGCCAGAACTATCTTAAGGAAATGTACACAAGATTTAGATCCAAAGCAAAAAGTCGCATCTCATTTTGCTTATCCCTTTGGAACTACTAATAAACAGGTAGAAGCATATGTATATAAATATTATTTATCTGGTTATTTATATAACAATGAGATATTAAATCATAGTTGCTTAAAAAATCATTATCAAATTCCTCGTCTAATTGTGAATCGGCAAATATCAACTCAAAAACTTATACAAATGACTGAAGCAAGCTTTTCTATGAATCATAAGCAATATGAAAAATGCTATTAA
- a CDS encoding ABC transporter permease — MQDLIKLDLVDLAIAVGLMAIAIGLSAWERLGLELNLAIATGRSILQLAVLGYVLDFIFALDNLWAVLVFLAVMLTITAIVARNRISQKIPYVLPLVWGAMFLSTFLTLVYTNFLIIQPDRWYEPRYIIPLAGMVLGNGMNAAAIAGERLVNNMNTFPTEIETHLSLGATPQQATNQYRKEAIRAALLPTINQMMLLGMVAIPGITTGQLLGGVTPSEAISYEILIILIVAVANLLITVLITKGLCRQFFNSAAQLIR; from the coding sequence ATGCAGGATTTGATTAAGTTGGACTTGGTTGATTTGGCTATTGCTGTAGGATTAATGGCGATCGCAATTGGTTTATCTGCCTGGGAAAGATTAGGACTAGAGTTAAACTTAGCGATCGCTACTGGCAGAAGCATCCTACAATTAGCTGTTTTGGGATACGTTTTAGACTTCATCTTTGCTTTGGACAATCTTTGGGCGGTTTTGGTGTTTTTAGCAGTGATGTTAACGATTACGGCGATTGTCGCACGAAATCGCATCAGTCAAAAAATTCCCTATGTATTACCTTTAGTTTGGGGTGCAATGTTCCTGAGTACCTTCCTCACACTGGTTTACACTAACTTCTTAATTATTCAACCAGATAGATGGTACGAACCGCGCTATATAATTCCTTTGGCTGGGATGGTTTTAGGTAATGGGATGAATGCAGCTGCGATCGCTGGGGAACGTTTGGTGAATAATATGAACACCTTTCCCACGGAAATCGAAACTCACTTAAGTTTGGGTGCAACACCCCAGCAAGCAACTAACCAGTACCGTAAAGAAGCCATTAGAGCCGCCTTACTTCCCACTATCAATCAGATGATGCTCTTAGGTATGGTAGCCATACCCGGAATTACCACCGGACAGTTACTTGGCGGTGTCACTCCCTCCGAGGCTATCTCCTACGAAATTTTGATTATCTTGATAGTTGCAGTTGCCAATTTATTAATAACAGTGTTAATTACCAAAGGATTGTGTCGTCAGTTCTTTAACTCTGCCGCACAGTTGATCAGGTAA